Part of the Candidatus Cloacimonadaceae bacterium genome, TTCATCAAAGATACCGGCAAAATGAAGCAGCTCGTCTGTGGCGGAATGGATAAAAAAGGGCTGTTTGTCGCTCTGACGCCATTCATAGAAACCATTGGCGGGTATGAGACAACGCCGGCGCTGCAAACCTACACGGAAGATGGACTTTTCCAAGATCGTTTCGCTGCGCACGTTTATGATCTGAATCTTGGGGATTTCTTTGCTCCAAGAGGAAATGAACCCCCAGCGGAAGAAACCGATGTATCTTCCTGCAGTCTTGCTCAGCGCCGCTGCCACGGTATGAGTGGGCGCAACGTTATAGTTCAATTCCAGTTGCTCACTTGTTTCGCTCAGTCTCAATTCGCGCGTAAGCTTATGCAATTCATCATGTTTGATCACTTGGGCAAATCTGCCGCACATCTAAACTCCTTATATCGGTTGACAGTATTCGAACCCCCTATTTATTGGCAACATATTTTTTTACCCTTGAGAGAAAATGGAGCCGAAATGATGATTTTATTTGATATCGATACCGTGATGAAGGAACTGGATATCCATTTCCACAGCGTCCCCACCCCAGTCGTGGACCTGATCGCGGCAAAGACCAAAGACCCCTTCAAGGTGTTAGTGGCCACTATCCTCAGCGCCAGAACGAAGGACGCCACCACCGCCAAAGTGGCGACGGAACTATTCAAACTCGTAAACAAAGCCGATGACTTTGACAAGCTCAGCTTCGAACAATTGGACGCCATCGTATATCAGACCGGCTTTCACAGGGAAAAGACGAAACACCTCAAAGCGCTGCCCAGAGTGCTGAACGAACGCTTCCAAGGAAAAGTTCCCAACGCCATCGACGACCTGCTGCTGCTACCCGGAGTGGGACGCAAAACGGCAAACCTCGTGCGTGCCGTGGCATTTTCCCTGCCTGCCATCTGCGTGGACATCCATGTGCACCGCATCAGCAACCGCTGGGGCTACATCAATACCAAAACCCCGCTGGAAAGCGAGATGGCACTGCGCAAACTCCTGCCTCAAAAGCACTGGCTGAGCTATAACTCCTTCGTTGTCGCCTTCGGGCAAAACCTCTGCACACCCAGAAAACCACATTGCGCCGATTGCCCGATCAAAGAAAACTGCCAAAGAGTGGGAGTTCTGTAGAAAGATTTCCACGCGAGCGTCAATAAGGCAAAAACACAGCTAACCGCAAGGCAGTGATTTACTTACATTAGACAGAGGTGGTCGCATAGATTCAATACTATGATGCTGTTCAAACAATCCTTGGCAAGGTTTCACAGCACGGGAAGAGTGAGAACAATAAATATAACTTGACGGTATAAGCATAAGTTGATACTTGACACTAACTAATAGTTTTTCACAGTTAGCGGTTGCCCGATGGAAAAGTGCGGGCGACTATTCGATAATTACTTTGATTTTGATGCTCACTCCTCGTCGGAGTGTTTGACGGTAAAGCGGGCTGTTTAAGATCATTACTACAAGGATAACCAGATTAAGTAAAACATAAGGTCATCAACAAGATGACGTAGGAGAAACATAATGAAAGGCAAATTAGTTTTAACGGCAATATTACTCATGTATATTGCGGCTGTCAATGCTACAGTCTATACTTGGCCTTATGATTTCGGCACGGGTACCGGCTCATTTGCAACAAGTAATACTTCATCTACCACATTTATGCCCCAACCCTCTGCAGTTCCCGTCTCCGGAGGTGAGGATTATGTATATTGCAGCAATGTTGGTGGTGGGGGTTTGTTTCTGGAAAATCCTGGATTGCCTACGATTGGGTCGGCTACGGAGTTGCGCCTTCAGGCTTCGACTAATGCCTCACCCAACAAATTCAGCATATATAACAATACTAACAAATTAGATGACCAAAGCTCATATCACAGTTTCAGTATCCAGTTTGGCAATGCTGCCGGAGGCAATGTTACCACAGCCGGTGGAGCGTTTTATTTTTTTGTGGGAAAGGGGGTCATGTACACCAGCGATGCAGCTTATGCTAATGCGCAGATTTTCACGGGAATCCGTTGGGTTTTGGGAGCAACTGGGACGATTACCGCAACTTATTCCACCAATTCCGGATGGAATGCTCTTGCGGGGATTACATTTGTTCAGGGCAGAAAGTATGACATTGCCGTATATGCCAACAACAAGGCAAGCGGCAACACCTATACTCGAAACGGTACTGGTTATTCCCTGTCAAATAATAAATGGGATTTGTGGGTGGACAATGTCAGAATAGCTGCTGCTCTTGCCAACACTCAACTGGGTGGTTCAGTATTTCTTGATTCTTTTTTGTTTAGCGGTGATACTGCGACCGGCAATAATGCTTGTGCGTTTATAGACGACATTATTTACATGAATTCCTGCACCGGAACCGTTACCATCGACCCCACCGAATATTATGCAACACCTACCGGTAATCTGAATTTGACCACCAGTTGGGTGACTAATGTCGATGGAATTGGGGGCAGCAATCCTCCTAATTTTACCTCCGGCTATCAGACCTTCTATATCCAGAATAATGCGGCTCCAACCATTGGCGCCAATTGGGTTGTTTCCGGGACAAGCACCAATGTTATCCTGGGAGACGGCACAAACGCGGTTACTTTTACTATTCCATCCGCCTTTACAATGACCGGTCCCATCAATGTGCAAAACAATGGTACTCTGAAACTGGAGAATACCACTTACCCCACTATCGGAACTCTGGCGACAGGCTCCACCGTCGAATATGCCGCGACGGGTGCACAGTCCGTACCGGTGTTGTTCTACAGCAATCTGCGTGTTTCCGGCACAGGCACCAAGACCTTGGCGGGCACGACAACCGTAGGCGGAAACCTGAACATCTCTGCCACCACTGATATCCTTGCCCTGGGAGCCAACACCCTGAACGTGACGGGCGCCGTTTCCGGATCAGGACTCATAAACTATAACGGCACCGGAAGGGTTGGCGGAACCGGCAGCTTTGCCGCTGCAAACTTCAGTATCACCCAAATCGGCACTAATACAATAACAATGCCCGCAATCATCAACAATCTGGGAGTAAATACTTTA contains:
- a CDS encoding SOS response-associated peptidase, with translation MCGRFAQVIKHDELHKLTRELRLSETSEQLELNYNVAPTHTVAAALSKTAGRYIGFFRWGFISSWSKEIPKIQIINVRSETILEKSIFRVGLQRRRCLIPANGFYEWRQSDKQPFFIHSATDELLHFAGIFDEWYTPDGSYVQSLAIITAAANTYMRPIHQRMPVLLFERARELWLDHKNIDGNYMHRFLRPAGDDRLIMHPVSRAVNKVSFTDPECIEEVSLI
- the nth gene encoding endonuclease III, whose amino-acid sequence is MMILFDIDTVMKELDIHFHSVPTPVVDLIAAKTKDPFKVLVATILSARTKDATTAKVATELFKLVNKADDFDKLSFEQLDAIVYQTGFHREKTKHLKALPRVLNERFQGKVPNAIDDLLLLPGVGRKTANLVRAVAFSLPAICVDIHVHRISNRWGYINTKTPLESEMALRKLLPQKHWLSYNSFVVAFGQNLCTPRKPHCADCPIKENCQRVGVL